The [Eubacterium] siraeum genome contains a region encoding:
- a CDS encoding ATP-binding cassette domain-containing protein has protein sequence MPLLHIENLTKSYKGKKALDAVTLDFTVGVNALLGANGSGKSTMMNIISTALSPTGGAVYYDGREICSLGTEYRKVMSVLFQHQPYFPSVTVNDYMLYNAALKGMSGKDRQAVIDNSLKRLNVLDCKAKKLKELSGGLRQRVFIAQTIMNEPQVIILDEPSAGLDIAEREELKKTIKSLGENAIVIVSTHIVSDIEDISDTVHIIDNGKVIVSRKNEGIEDMSRYYLEVIGKGGAYA, from the coding sequence ATGCCACTGTTACATATAGAAAATCTGACTAAAAGCTATAAAGGCAAGAAAGCATTGGACGCGGTCACGCTTGATTTTACGGTCGGGGTAAACGCATTGCTCGGCGCTAACGGAAGCGGAAAATCCACTATGATGAATATAATAAGTACCGCTCTGTCGCCGACAGGCGGCGCGGTGTATTATGACGGCAGGGAGATTTGTTCGCTCGGGACGGAGTATCGCAAGGTGATGTCTGTGCTGTTTCAGCATCAGCCCTATTTCCCGTCTGTGACGGTGAATGACTATATGCTTTATAATGCGGCACTGAAAGGAATGAGCGGCAAGGACAGACAGGCGGTTATCGATAATTCTCTCAAAAGGCTGAATGTGCTTGACTGTAAAGCTAAAAAGCTGAAGGAATTATCTGGCGGACTCAGACAGCGTGTTTTTATAGCACAGACAATAATGAACGAGCCGCAGGTGATAATTCTTGACGAGCCGAGCGCGGGACTTGATATTGCGGAGCGTGAGGAGCTGAAAAAGACAATAAAGTCGCTCGGAGAAAACGCCATAGTGATAGTGTCTACGCATATAGTTTCCGATATCGAGGATATTTCGGATACGGTGCACATAATCGATAACGGAAAGGTGATAGTAAGTCGGAAAAACGAGGGCATTGAGGATATGTCACGTTATTATCTGGAGGTTATCGGAAAGGGCGGAGCTTATGCTTAA
- a CDS encoding DUF4367 domain-containing protein, whose amino-acid sequence MNCTDSRIRDYILSEFAEAVPGKEAEHSFSKRYIRRRKRIIRKYARVRRSADIHTVYQRRAMKYAFIMTVIAISYIVGFTDYISAGGFNLTPHKEQSQVYYFGDISGYPETLTSRYTIEDALFGYSEQILCDTDTNYSVYYTDKNGGDVIISQWVASVFKGDICINTESASVLPTDITINGHSGFYYATGDGRHCCCIVYDDCIMIYSCSKDKQTVIGLVEHTRFTDV is encoded by the coding sequence ATGAACTGTACGGATAGCAGGATAAGAGATTATATCCTCAGTGAGTTTGCTGAGGCTGTTCCGGGTAAAGAGGCGGAGCACAGCTTTTCAAAGCGTTACATCAGACGCAGAAAAAGAATAATCAGAAAATACGCACGGGTGCGCAGATCGGCTGATATACATACAGTGTATCAGCGCAGGGCAATGAAGTACGCTTTTATTATGACCGTGATCGCTATTTCGTATATTGTCGGCTTTACCGATTATATAAGCGCGGGCGGGTTCAATTTAACACCGCATAAAGAGCAGTCGCAGGTATATTATTTCGGCGATATAAGCGGGTATCCCGAAACACTGACGAGCCGTTACACAATAGAAGATGCACTTTTCGGATACAGCGAGCAGATTTTGTGCGATACCGATACCAATTACAGCGTTTATTATACCGATAAAAACGGCGGCGATGTTATAATATCGCAGTGGGTCGCGAGTGTATTCAAGGGTGACATATGCATAAACACGGAAAGCGCATCGGTTCTGCCGACTGACATAACGATAAACGGACACAGCGGGTTTTACTATGCGACAGGTGACGGTCGGCATTGCTGTTGTATCGTATATGACGATTGCATTATGATTTATTCGTGCAGTAAGGATAAACAGACTGTTATCGGTCTTGTAGAGCATACCCGCTTTACGGACGTTTGA
- a CDS encoding sigma-70 family RNA polymerase sigma factor: MITTLSFYISLAETAEDKSLIERLYNGYERYMYAVAFSVLHNEQDAEDTVHEAFLRIIKNLGEYDFSADAKTKTLLGVITRNIAIDRYRHKKKYESGNVELNENTIGSQLPDTSELSNSELKAILDSLPYELKEVILLRYVAGYTLKETAQLLGVTFGTVRYRQDKAIIAIEELIKG, encoded by the coding sequence ATGATTACAACGCTTAGTTTTTACATATCGCTTGCCGAAACGGCGGAGGATAAATCGCTCATAGAAAGGCTATATAACGGCTATGAGCGGTATATGTATGCCGTTGCGTTTTCGGTGCTTCATAACGAACAGGACGCAGAGGATACGGTACATGAGGCGTTTCTGCGCATCATAAAAAATCTCGGCGAGTATGATTTTTCCGCCGATGCTAAGACAAAGACACTTCTCGGCGTGATAACACGCAATATTGCTATTGACCGCTACAGACATAAGAAAAAGTACGAAAGCGGGAATGTCGAACTGAATGAAAACACCATAGGTTCTCAGCTGCCCGATACCTCGGAGCTCAGCAACAGCGAGCTTAAGGCGATACTCGACAGTCTGCCCTATGAGCTCAAGGAGGTCATACTGCTGAGATATGTCGCGGGATATACGCTTAAGGAAACCGCACAGCTGCTCGGTGTTACTTTCGGTACGGTACGCTACAGGCAGGATAAGGCTATAATCGCGATCGAAGAGCTTATAAAGGGGTGA
- the nrdR gene encoding transcriptional regulator NrdR, with product MKCPECGYEDSKVIDSRPAENKIRRRRECLSCKCRFTTYEMVETIPLMVVKKDNTIEPFDRDKLINRLARATVKRPVQIEDLEKMVEDIVQELKNQFRREVSSDEIGELVLRRLKDIDKVAYIRFASVYRDFNDIDSFVRIISELNEEK from the coding sequence ATGAAATGCCCGGAATGCGGATATGAGGACAGCAAGGTAATAGACAGTCGCCCTGCGGAAAATAAAATTCGCAGAAGACGTGAATGTCTGTCGTGCAAGTGCCGTTTTACGACCTATGAAATGGTGGAAACAATACCGCTTATGGTTGTGAAAAAGGATAATACCATTGAACCTTTTGATCGTGACAAGCTGATAAACAGGCTTGCGAGAGCTACGGTGAAACGTCCGGTACAGATCGAGGACCTTGAAAAAATGGTTGAGGATATTGTACAGGAACTGAAGAACCAGTTCAGGCGGGAGGTATCGTCGGACGAGATCGGCGAACTGGTACTGCGCAGGCTGAAGGATATAGATAAGGTGGCGTATATCAGATTTGCTTCGGTATATCGTGACTTTAATGATATTGACAGCTTTGTCAGAATAATTTCCGAACTGAACGAGGAAAAATAG
- a CDS encoding sugar phosphate isomerase/epimerase, whose product MKMDIGVSTACLYPLETEKALYELAERGVKNVEIFVNSIDELEGQVLVELRRIIGEYGMNVISMHPFSSPMETLFLFGDYPRRTEYLIDIYKRYFEVMAEIGADVFVLHGAILSSKVPDERYMERYLRLFRLAKEFGVTVAQENICYCKSSSVRFIEDMIGQLGDEVRFVVDLKQARRSNVDPFRLMDIIGDKVVHLHVSDGNAGCDCLPIGKGSFNFNRLFGELEKIKYDKAMIVELYRENYSSYDELAVCANNMKKIYDKYKMGL is encoded by the coding sequence ATGAAAATGGATATTGGCGTATCAACGGCTTGTCTGTACCCTCTTGAAACAGAAAAGGCTCTTTATGAGCTTGCCGAGCGGGGTGTAAAAAATGTTGAGATATTCGTAAATTCGATAGACGAGCTTGAAGGGCAGGTGCTTGTTGAACTAAGAAGGATCATCGGTGAATACGGGATGAACGTAATATCCATGCATCCGTTTTCTTCGCCTATGGAAACGCTGTTTCTTTTCGGCGATTATCCACGCAGAACCGAATATCTGATTGATATTTACAAGAGGTATTTTGAGGTTATGGCGGAGATCGGTGCGGATGTGTTTGTTCTGCACGGAGCTATCCTAAGCTCAAAGGTACCTGATGAAAGGTACATGGAACGTTATCTGCGTCTGTTCCGCCTTGCAAAAGAATTCGGTGTTACGGTGGCACAGGAAAACATCTGCTACTGCAAGAGCAGCAGTGTAAGATTTATCGAGGATATGATCGGACAACTCGGCGACGAGGTCAGATTTGTTGTAGATCTCAAACAGGCGAGAAGGAGCAATGTAGATCCGTTCAGGCTTATGGATATAATAGGTGACAAGGTCGTACATCTTCATGTAAGCGACGGAAACGCAGGTTGCGATTGCCTGCCGATAGGAAAGGGCAGCTTTAACTTCAACCGTCTTTTCGGCGAACTTGAAAAAATAAAGTACGATAAAGCAATGATAGTAGAGCTTTACCGTGAGAACTACAGCAGCTATGACGAACTTGCTGTATGCGCGAATAATATGAAAAAGATATACGATAAGTATAAGATGGGTCTTTGA